A window from Solanum stenotomum isolate F172 chromosome 7, ASM1918654v1, whole genome shotgun sequence encodes these proteins:
- the LOC125871068 gene encoding salt tolerance receptor-like cytoplasmic kinase 1 isoform X1 has product MDGVEKLRKEFKYWKYSPYFYQKRNYYESEWKDSYRILVDSFMLSSSTFENALSKSLWKMKLSPVGDAVPCSFKDLENMTLKFSRSQCLIHTMYGRLFADHEGNVAIKTWDFFVPQFPCYADHPNRFCVCLICWISFFSSSVNIYFFPNLAGKFNLQNELEILTREDRHPCLMKLKGFCFQHILALVYDEMPTQVLSTKLHSGNQFGWNARMRVATQLASLFAWFHERRYAFGTVRPKDIMIDNDFNIKVFDFGFLTPVTNEDNWGPLPYHAIREPPEARYGIQNLKADVYIFGILLVELIGNSYIGIEKKMAIHHWILKELQGGKRSIVNESILQDNDELANGITDLAVKCLNEDPNERPNMMEVSTNLSNLVGVT; this is encoded by the exons ATGGATGGCGTGGAAAAGCTGAGGAAGGAATTCAAGTATTGGAAATATTCACCGTATTTCTATCAAAAGCGCAACTATTATGAGTCGGAATGGAAAGACAGTTATCGTATCTTGGTTGATTCGTTTATGCTTAGTTCTTCCACATTCGAGAACGCCTTGAGCAA ATCACTTTGGAAAATGAAACTGTCACCTGTGGGGGATGCGGTGCCTTGCAGCTTTAAGGATTTGGAAAATATGACCCTGAAATTTTCCCGATCCCAATGTTTAATCCACACTATGTACGGCAGATTGTTTGCAGATCATGAGGGCAATGTTGCTATCAAAACATGGGATTTCTTTGTTCCACAGTTCCCCTGTTATGCTGACCATCCGAATAGATTTTGTGTATGTTTAATTTGTTGGATCTCATTTTTCTCTTCCTCcgttaacatttattttttcccTAACCTAGCTGGAAAATTTAATTTGCAGAACGAGCTTGAAATACTAACGCGTGAAGACCGACATCCATGTTTGATGAAGTTAAAGGGCTTCTGTTTTCAGCATATACTTGCACTAGTGTATGATGAAATGCCAACACAAGTTTTGTCAACCAAGCTTCATTCTG GCAATCAGTTTGGATGGAATGCTAGAATGAGGGTGGCGACTCAACTTGCAAGCCTCTTCGCCTGGTTTCATGAGAGGCGATATGCATTTGGTACTGTCAGACCAAAAGACATAATGATTGACAAC GACTTCAACATTAAAGTATTCGACTTTGGTTTCCTTACTCCGGTCACGAATGAAGATAATTGGGGGCCCTTGCCTTATCATGCTATTCGAGAACCTCCAGAGGCTAGATACG GTATTCAGAATTTAAAAGCTGATGTTTACATATTTGGTATTCTACTTGTGGAGTTGATTGGCAATAGCTACATTGGTATAGAGAAGAAGATGGCAATCCACCACTGGATTCTTAAGGAACTCCAAGGAGGAAAAAGATCAATAGTGAATGAATCAATTCTGCAAGATAATGATGAGCTTGCTAACGGCATCACAGACTTAGCAGTAAAATGTTTGAATGAGGATCCAAATGAACGCCCAAATATGATGGAAGTCTCTACCAACTTGTCCAATTTGGTAGGAGTAACTTGA
- the LOC125871068 gene encoding wall-associated receptor kinase-like 3 isoform X2, whose product MDGVEKLRKEFKYWKYSPYFYQKRNYYESEWKDSYRILVDSFMLSSSTFENALSKSLWKMKLSPVGDAVPCSFKDLENMTLKFSRSQCLIHTMYGRLFADHEGNVAIKTWDFFVPQFPCYADHPNRFCNELEILTREDRHPCLMKLKGFCFQHILALVYDEMPTQVLSTKLHSGNQFGWNARMRVATQLASLFAWFHERRYAFGTVRPKDIMIDNDFNIKVFDFGFLTPVTNEDNWGPLPYHAIREPPEARYGIQNLKADVYIFGILLVELIGNSYIGIEKKMAIHHWILKELQGGKRSIVNESILQDNDELANGITDLAVKCLNEDPNERPNMMEVSTNLSNLVGVT is encoded by the exons ATGGATGGCGTGGAAAAGCTGAGGAAGGAATTCAAGTATTGGAAATATTCACCGTATTTCTATCAAAAGCGCAACTATTATGAGTCGGAATGGAAAGACAGTTATCGTATCTTGGTTGATTCGTTTATGCTTAGTTCTTCCACATTCGAGAACGCCTTGAGCAA ATCACTTTGGAAAATGAAACTGTCACCTGTGGGGGATGCGGTGCCTTGCAGCTTTAAGGATTTGGAAAATATGACCCTGAAATTTTCCCGATCCCAATGTTTAATCCACACTATGTACGGCAGATTGTTTGCAGATCATGAGGGCAATGTTGCTATCAAAACATGGGATTTCTTTGTTCCACAGTTCCCCTGTTATGCTGACCATCCGAATAGATTTTGT AACGAGCTTGAAATACTAACGCGTGAAGACCGACATCCATGTTTGATGAAGTTAAAGGGCTTCTGTTTTCAGCATATACTTGCACTAGTGTATGATGAAATGCCAACACAAGTTTTGTCAACCAAGCTTCATTCTG GCAATCAGTTTGGATGGAATGCTAGAATGAGGGTGGCGACTCAACTTGCAAGCCTCTTCGCCTGGTTTCATGAGAGGCGATATGCATTTGGTACTGTCAGACCAAAAGACATAATGATTGACAAC GACTTCAACATTAAAGTATTCGACTTTGGTTTCCTTACTCCGGTCACGAATGAAGATAATTGGGGGCCCTTGCCTTATCATGCTATTCGAGAACCTCCAGAGGCTAGATACG GTATTCAGAATTTAAAAGCTGATGTTTACATATTTGGTATTCTACTTGTGGAGTTGATTGGCAATAGCTACATTGGTATAGAGAAGAAGATGGCAATCCACCACTGGATTCTTAAGGAACTCCAAGGAGGAAAAAGATCAATAGTGAATGAATCAATTCTGCAAGATAATGATGAGCTTGCTAACGGCATCACAGACTTAGCAGTAAAATGTTTGAATGAGGATCCAAATGAACGCCCAAATATGATGGAAGTCTCTACCAACTTGTCCAATTTGGTAGGAGTAACTTGA